The DNA window TCCCCAGGAGGGTCAGGGGGAAGAAAGGGTTGGTGTAGGACCCCGGCATCCAGACCGGCCCGGTTCCGACAGCCCAAGGGGAGAGCGGGAGCGTCACGGCGGCGACGAGCAGTGCCTTCGCATCCGCCCCGCCGTAGAGCCCCAGGTAGAAGACCGCGACCGCGATGGCTGCCGTGAGCAGCGCGCTGAACCCTGCCAGAAGCAGCGGGTACGCCGGAGTCGTGATCACCTCGGCCACTGTCAACAAAGCCCCGGCAGCCCCAGACACCAGCCATATCCTGTCGTCTATCTCCCTCGTCTTCAGGTCCTGGTACGATGCCACCGCCAGCGCGGCGCCGAAGATGATCAGTTTAGTCTCGAGGATCATCCTGTTCCCGCCCATCAGGTAGGTTTTAATTCCGGACAGCTTATGGAAGGATTAACCATAAATAGATTAACCATAAATATATACCTATACTTAAATATTGAACGATAAGAACTATTCTAGGAGATTCTAATGACATTTGGCGATAATTTAGCTTTTAAGGCAACTTACGTCATACAGGAGCCGTTCGTCTATTCGGCGGTAGTTGAGGACCCGGCGACCAAGGAGCTGACGTACAGGATCATCGAGCCTACGATAACCCCTGAGGAGAAGGAGGTCCTCGAGAGGATAAAGAAGGTCCTTTTCCAGGAGGTAGAGATCGACCTGGAGCAGATCGACAGCGGCAGGGCGCCGGAGATCCTTGAGAAGGAGACCCGGAGGATAATCAAGGAGTACAAGATGAAGGTCGACGAGTCGAGCTTCGCGAAGCTCTTCTACTACATAAAGAGGGACTTCTTGGGCTTCGAGAGGCTGGACCCGATGATGCACGACCACTTCATCGAGGACATCTCCTGCGACGGCGTCGGGATCCCGATATACATCTGGCACAGGGAGTGGGAGTCTATACCCTCGAACGTCTCGTTCGACACCGAGGAGGACCTGAACCGGATGGTCGTTCGCCTCGCCTACAGGTGCGGGAGGCACATCTCGATCGGGAACCCGATCCTCGACGGATCTCTGCCGGACGGGAGCAGGGTCAACGCGACCTACGGGTCGGAGATCTCGAAGAAGGGCGCGACGTTCACCATAAGGAGGTTCAGGGCTGACCCGCTCACGATCGTGGACATGATCTCGCTGAAGACGGTCTCCCCAGACTTAGCAGCGCTCCTCTGGTTCGCGGTCGAGAACAAGAGCTCGGTCCTCGTCGCGGGGGGCGTCGCGTCCGGGAAGACGACGCTCCTGAACTGCATCTCCATGTTCATCAGGCCTGACCTGAAGATAGTCACCATTGAGGAGACCCCCGAGCTGAACCTCCCCCACATCAACTGGATCCCGATGACCACCCGAACCGGATTCGGTAAGAAGGAGGCGGACGTCAGCCTCTTCGACCTGCTGAAGAACTCGCTGAGGCAGAGGCCAGACTACATAATCGTCGGCGAGGTGAGGGGCAGGGAGGCGTACACGCTCTTCCAGGCGCTCGCGACCGGGCACGGGGTCCAGGCGACCATACACGCGGACTCGCCGGCGAGCGTCTTCAAGCGGCTCGAGGCGGAGCCGATGAACGTCCCGAGGCCCCTCATCGGGCTCATAGACCTGATCATCATGCAGAACAGGACCAGGATCGGGGACAGGCCCGCCAGGAGGACTGTGGACGTCACCGAGGTCGGGGGGTACGACCCTGACTCGGACAGGCTTGTGACTAACCAGCTCGGCAGGTGGGACCCGAGGTCCGACACGTTCAACATCAGCAACGAGAGCCTGGTGCTGAAGAAGATCTCGGAGAGGCGCGGGATCTCGATGGAGGAGATACAGGCCGAGATCAACAGGAGGAAGACGATCTTCAGATGGATGGAGAGGAGGGGGATGAGGAGGTACCAGGAGATCGGCAACGTGCTCAGGGAGTTCTACGCAGACCCCGACAGGATCTTCCGCAGGGCGATGGTGGAGAGCGTATGAGCGGACCCGTGCCAGAGGGGAGTGAGGCGGCTAAGGCAGAGGCAGAGGCAGAGGCGGCGGTGAAGAAACAGGCTGAAAAGGAGAGGGCGGAGGGTGAGAAAAAGAAGCCGAAGTTCACCCTCCCGGACCTGTCGCTCTTCGCCTACAGGATCTTCGGCAGGTTCACAGAGAGGACGAAACTGATCAAGGACGAGGAGCTCAGGAAGTGCCTGATGAGGACGACCGCAGCCAAGTACGTCAGCAAGATGTACCTGCTCACGTTGATAGGCGCATTGGTGACGGTCGCGGTGACGCTGCCGTTCCTCGTCAGGTGGATGGCCTTCAGCTACGCGATATACGCGTCGCTCGGGCTCGGGCTCCTTGTGGGGGGAGTGGTTTTTCTTTCGACATACCTGTACCCGACCTACGCCGCTGGCATGAGGAAGAGGAAGATCCACACGTCGCTCAACTTCGCGACGCAGTACATGGCGATCCTCGCGGGCGCCGAGGTCACCCCTGAGAGGATCTTCAAGAGCCTCGTCAAGGGGGACGTCGACAGGGTGATAAAGGAGGAGGTCGGGGAGATAGTCAAGTCGATAGACCTCTTCGGGAAGGACTTTTACACGGCGATCCAGGAGAGGATAAGGGACACGGCGTCGAGTAAGTTCGCGGACCTGCTCAAGGGGATACTCGCGGTAGGAAACATGGGAGGGGACCTGAGGAGGTACCTCTACATGCAGGGCAAGGCTTTCATGAGGGAGAGGCGCATCGACATGAAGAAGCAGCTAGACGGGCTGGGCGTGGCTGCGGAGATCTACATCTCGATGGGCGTAGTCCTGCCCCTGATAATCGTGGTCATGCTCGCGACGATGTCTTTCATAGGCAGCTCGGGGATCAACGCGGTCCTATGGATGTACGTGGTGACGTTCGTGATGATCCCGGCGGTCTCAGCGCTGATGCTCCTGATACTCGACAGCTCGGTACCGAGGGAGGAATGAGAGAGTGGCACAGTTGACAAAGCAGCAGAGGCTCACCGTGACAATCTCGTCGGTGGCAGCCGGGGTCGCGATCGGCGTGATTGGGGTCTTCACCTACTTCACCAACGTGATCCTGGCAGACTACATATTCCTCATCGCGATCGTCGTCGGCATGACGCCGTACGCGGTGATGAAGACGATCGAGAACAGGTGGCTGAGCAACATCGAGAAGAGGATACCCGAGCTCCTCGAGGACATCGCCGAGGGGCAGCTCGCCGGTATGACCTTCGTCAAGGCGCTCGAGGCCTCCGCGATGAAGGACTACGGCCCGATCTCAGAGGAGATCAAGAGGATAATCTCGCGGACGAAGCTAGGCGGGACGATAGAGGAGGGGTTCGAGGAGCTCGCTAGGAGGGTGAACTCCAGGCTCGTCAGGAGGGTCAGCGGGATAATGGTCGAGACCACCCGGGCGGGGGGCGACATCTCGAAGATCATCAGGAGCCTCGCAGCCTACCTCAGGCAGATACAAACGATGAACATGGAGCGGAGGGCGA is part of the Candidatus Methanosuratincola sp. genome and encodes:
- a CDS encoding type II secretion system F family protein, with the translated sequence MAQLTKQQRLTVTISSVAAGVAIGVIGVFTYFTNVILADYIFLIAIVVGMTPYAVMKTIENRWLSNIEKRIPELLEDIAEGQLAGMTFVKALEASAMKDYGPISEEIKRIISRTKLGGTIEEGFEELARRVNSRLVRRVSGIMVETTRAGGDISKIIRSLAAYLRQIQTMNMERRATMKVYIGIVYIAFGVFITTVVILVNQFFYPMIGLGATIFAPQADFITYRRIFFYMSMLQGLFSGIVAGKMGEGMVVAGFKHAIIMMIMTLAIYLFIVIPP
- a CDS encoding type II secretion system F family protein, whose amino-acid sequence is MSGPVPEGSEAAKAEAEAEAAVKKQAEKERAEGEKKKPKFTLPDLSLFAYRIFGRFTERTKLIKDEELRKCLMRTTAAKYVSKMYLLTLIGALVTVAVTLPFLVRWMAFSYAIYASLGLGLLVGGVVFLSTYLYPTYAAGMRKRKIHTSLNFATQYMAILAGAEVTPERIFKSLVKGDVDRVIKEEVGEIVKSIDLFGKDFYTAIQERIRDTASSKFADLLKGILAVGNMGGDLRRYLYMQGKAFMRERRIDMKKQLDGLGVAAEIYISMGVVLPLIIVVMLATMSFIGSSGINAVLWMYVVTFVMIPAVSALMLLILDSSVPREE
- a CDS encoding type II/IV secretion system ATPase subunit translates to MTFGDNLAFKATYVIQEPFVYSAVVEDPATKELTYRIIEPTITPEEKEVLERIKKVLFQEVEIDLEQIDSGRAPEILEKETRRIIKEYKMKVDESSFAKLFYYIKRDFLGFERLDPMMHDHFIEDISCDGVGIPIYIWHREWESIPSNVSFDTEEDLNRMVVRLAYRCGRHISIGNPILDGSLPDGSRVNATYGSEISKKGATFTIRRFRADPLTIVDMISLKTVSPDLAALLWFAVENKSSVLVAGGVASGKTTLLNCISMFIRPDLKIVTIEETPELNLPHINWIPMTTRTGFGKKEADVSLFDLLKNSLRQRPDYIIVGEVRGREAYTLFQALATGHGVQATIHADSPASVFKRLEAEPMNVPRPLIGLIDLIIMQNRTRIGDRPARRTVDVTEVGGYDPDSDRLVTNQLGRWDPRSDTFNISNESLVLKKISERRGISMEEIQAEINRRKTIFRWMERRGMRRYQEIGNVLREFYADPDRIFRRAMVESV